ACAAATTTTTACTTTTATTTTACAAAACTATGGTTTTGAACTTTACATGAGTCCCGTATCCTTTAGAGGAAGCTTGAGGAAAGCAAGCTTAAGAAAGAAAAAAATAAAAGAAAGTAAGAAAGAAGGATTACAATCATGAAGAAATTTATCAGCTTCGCGTTAATCGCAGCGATGGCAGTAACTACTCTTGTAGGATGTGGAAACAAAGGTGGTAATGCAGCAGGAGGAAGTTCCGATGCAGCAATTACTGTAATGTCAAGAGAAGATGGTTCAGGAACAAGAGGAGCTTTTATCGAACTGTTCGGTATTGAAGAAGAAGAGAACGGAGAAAAAGTAGATAAGACAACAGATGAGGCAAGTATTACAAACAGTACTTCCGTAATGATGTCTTCTGTAGCAAATGATGCGAACGCAATCGGTTACATTTCTCTTGGATCTTTAAATGATACTGTAAAGGCTGTAAAGATTGATGGTGCAGAAGCTTCTGTAGATAACGTAAAGAATGGCAGCTACAAAGTAGTAAGACCTTTTAACATTGTATTAGGTAAAAAAGTAAGTGATGCAGCAAATGATTTTGTAAGTTATATCATGAGTGCAGAAGGACAGAAGATTGTACAGGATAACGGATACATTCCTGTTGATGAGGCAGCAGCTTCTTATAAAGCAACTGGTGCAAAAGGAAAAGTTGTTGTAGGTGGTTCTTCTTCCGTATCTCCTGTTATGGAAAAATTAGTAGAGGCTTACAGTAAAGCAAATAAAGACATTCAGGTAGACGTTCAGACAACAGATAGTACAACAGGTGTTTCTTCTACAGTAGAAGGTTCTTATGACATCGGTATGGCATCTAGAGATTTAAAAGATGATGAAACATCACAGGGTGTAGAAGGAAAGACGATCGCAAAAGATGGTATTGCAGTTGTCGTAAACAATGACAATTCCGTAGATGAATTATCCACAGATCAGGTAAAATCTATCTTCACTGGTGAGACAACATCATGGAGTGACGTTAGTAAATAAAGGAGAGAACAGACATGGCAAAATCTAAAGAAAAAATAATGGAAGTCGTTTTTCTGCTCGCTGCCTGTGTCTCCATTCTCGCTGTAGCATTAATATGTGTATTCCTTTTCGCAAACGGAATACCTGCAATGAAGAAAATCGGCTTTGCCGATTTTCTTCTTGGTACAACCTGGAAGCCGGGAAATGATATTTATGGAATCTTCCCAATGATTCTTGGAAGTATTTATGTTACAGCAGGAGCGATTATCATCGGTGTTCCGATTGGATTACTTACCGCAGTTTTTCTGGCATGGTATTGTCCGGAAAAGATTTATAAGGTTGTAAAACCGGCAGTAGAGCTTTTGGCAGGTATTCCATCTGTAGTATATGGTTTCTTTGGTATGGTGATGATCGTACCGACGATCCGTTATAACATGGGTGGTACAGGAAGCAGCATTTTAGCCGCATCCATTCTTTTGGGAATTATGATTCTCCCGACAATCATCGGAGTATCTGAAAGTGCAATTCGTGCAGTACCGGGAAGTTATTATGAAGGTTCTCTGGCACTGGGGGCAACACATGAGAGAAGTATTTTCAGAGCTGTATTACCGGCAGCAAAGTCAGGAATTTTTGCAGGAATCATTCTTGGTGTAGGTCGTGCGATTGGTGAGACGATGGCAGTTATCATGGTAGCTGGTAACCAGGCAAGAGTTCCAAGCGGCATTTTAAAAGGTGTTCGTACACTGACAGCAAATATCGTAATTGAGATGGGATATGCAGAAGGTCTTCACAGAGAAGCCTTAATCGCCACAGGCGTTGTATTATTTGTATTTATCCTTGTAATCAACCTCGCATTTTCTATTGTAAAAATGCGTTCCAACAAAGAGTAAGACAGGAGATGAGTAAATAAGATGGGAACGATGCAGCAGACAGCGAAAGCAGCCACAATGATAAACGAAGCTCCTATGAATCGTCTGTCATTAAGTGACAGATTAAAATCTTACAAAAGAACACCAGGTTCTTTGCTCGTTATGTTGCTGGTTGTTTTATCCGCAGTAGCAACGATTGCGGCACTTGTATTTTTGATTTTATATATTCTTGTAAATGGTATTCCGTATATCAACGCTGATTTATTTTCATGGAATTACACTTCGGAAAACTGTTCCGTAATTCCGGCAGCGATCAATACGGTAATTATGGCAGCGATTTCTCTTTTACTTGCCGTTCCTTTTGGAATCGGATCCGCAATTTATTTAGTAGAGTATGCTAAAAAAGGAAATAAATTAGTAAAAGTTATTCGTGTAACCGCAGAAACATTAACAGGTATTCCGTCAATCGTATATGGATTATTCGGTATGTTATTTTTCGTAACGGCATTAAAATGGAAATTCTCAATTCTTGCAGGTGCATTTACATTAGCGATCATGATTCTTCCAGTTATTTTAAGAACAACAGAAGAAGCATTATTGTCTGTACCAGATTCTTATCGTGAAGGAAGTTTTGGACTTGGGGCAGGAAAGCTTCGTACGATTTTTAAAATTGTTCTTCCGGCAGCAGTACCGGGAATCCTTTCCGGTGTTATCCTTGCAACCGGACGAATCGTAGGAGAAACAGCCGCATTGATTTATACTGCAGGAAGCGTAGCGAAAATTCCAAGCAGTGTATTTTCTTCAGGAAGAACGTTAGCAGTGCATATGTATTTACTTGCAAATGAAGGTTTACATGTAAATCAGGCATATGCAACAGCGGTAATATTACTGATACTTGTTATTGCGATCAATGCTTTATCTTCCTTTATCGCAAAGAAGATTACAAAAGCACAGTAATTTATAGAAAGGCAGGACAATATCTTGGCAAATAAAATGATGATTGATGACCTGAACCTGTATTATGGTCAGTTTCACGCATTAAAGGATATATCTTTAAATATACAGGAAAAAGAGATTACCGCATTTATCGGACCATCCGGTTGTGGTAAATCTACATTATTAAAATCATTAAACCGTATGAATGATTTAGTGGAAGGATGTAAGATTACCGGTCAGGTAACTTTAGATGAAACAGATATCTACAGAGATTTAGATGTGAATCTTCTTAGAAAAAGAGTAGGTATGGTATTCCAGAAACCAAATCCTTTCCCAATGAGTGTATATGATAACGTAGCTTACGGACCAAGAACACATGGTATCCGCAGTAAAGCAAAGCTTGACCAGATTGTAGAAGAGGCATTAAGAGGAGCAGCTATCTGGGATGAATTAAAAGACCGCTTGAAAAAGAGTGCATTAGGTCTATCTGGAGGACAGCAGCAGAGACTTTGTATCGCAAGAGCGCTGGCAGTAAAACCAGAAGTATTGCTTATGGATGAGCCGACCTCCGCGCTTGACCCGATATCTACGATTAAAATCGAAGAGCTTGCACAGGAATTAAAGAAGGATTACACGATCGTAATGGTAACTCATAATATGCAGCAGGCAACACGAATTTCCGACAAAACAGTATTCTTCCTGTTAGGAGAAATTATTGAGACAGGAAAGACAGATGAATTATTCTCTATGCCAAAAGATAAACGTACAGAGGATTATATTACAGGGAGGTTTGGTTGATATGCGTATCCGCTTTGATGAACAGTTAGAACAACTTAATGAAGAAATGATCAATATGGGAAATATGATCGAAGCATCTATTGGAAATGCGGTAAAAGCATTGATGAAGCAAGATGAAGAACTTGCAAAAAAAACGATGGCAGGCGATGAGAAAATTGACCGTACAGAAAGAAAAATCGAAGACTTATGTCTTAGACTTTTATTACAGCAGCAGCCTGTAGCAAGAGATTTAAGAAATATTTCTTCTGCATTAAAAATGGTAACCGATATGGAACGAATTGGAGATCATGCAACAGATATTTCTGAACTGGCGATAGTTCTTTCTAAAAAACCATACGTGAAAAAGTTAGATCATATTGAAGAGATGGCAAAAGAGACGATGGTTATGCTGATTCAGAGTCTGGAAGCCTTTGTAGAAAAGGATCTAGATAAAGCACAAAAAGTCATTGCACATGATGATGTTGTTGATGACCTTTTTGAAAAAGTAAAAAAAGAACTGATTGCACTGATTAGAGTTCATGCTGATGAAGGGGAACAGGCAGTAGATCTTTTAATGGTTACAAAGTATTTCGAGCGAATCGGAGATCATGCAACAAATATTGCAGAATGGGTTATCTTTTCTATTACCGGACAGATTGTAGCATAATAAAAGCAATAATTTGGTAATACGTCCTGTTAGAATCTATGTTTCTAATAGGATGTCGAAAAAAGAAATAATTTTACATAAACTTTACATAGTTCTCTCTTTGGATTTTACATACATATGATAACGTAAAAACTACGTATTAGAAAAGTAAAATGTAAAACGGAGGAGAGAATATGAATATTTTTGGTATTTTATCTATGATAGGGGGACTGGCGTTATTCCTTTATGGTATGGACGCAATGGGTGCAGGACTTTCAAAGTTATCCGGCGGCCGTATGGAACGTCTTCTTGAGAAACTGACTTCAAAAAGAATTATGGCAGTTTTATTAGGAGCCGGCGTTACTGCAGTAATCCAGTCTTCATCTGCAACGACAGTAATGGTAGTAGGTTTTGTAAATTCAGGAATCATGAAACTGAACCAGGCTGTCGGTATCATTATGGGAGCAAATATAGGTACGACAATTACATCCTGGCTCTTAAGTCTTACAGGGATTCAGGGAAGTAGCTTTGTATTACAGATGTTGAAGCCGTCCTCATTTTCTCCTATCTTAGCTGTGATAGGTGTAGGGCTTATCATGTTCACAAAAAACGAGAAAAAGAAGGATATCGGTAGTATTTTTATTGGATTTGCCATTTTAATGTATGGAATGGAAGCTATGAGCGGAGCAGTAGCACCTCTTGCAGATAATGAAAAGTTTACCGGTATTCTTACTACGTTTTCTAATCCACTTCTTGGACTGTTAGCAGGTACGATTCTTACGGCAGTAATTCAGAGTTCCTCTGCGTCTGTCGGTATTTTACAGGCACTTTGTGCCACAGGAGCGGTTAATTTCAGTACAGCTCTTCCAATTATTATGGGACAAAACATCGGTACTTGTATAACAGCGATTATTTCCAGTATTGGTACAAGTAAAAATGCAAAAAGAACAGCCGCAGTACATCTTTTCTTTAATATTACCGGAACAATAATCTTTATGGTTGTTTTTTATACTTTAAATGTATTTGTTCATTTTCAGTTTTTAAATACTGCTGCAAGTCCGGCAGGTATTGCAGTTATCCACAGTTTATTTAATATCGGCGCAACCATTCTTTTATTCCCATTTGCAAATCTGCTTGAAAAAATGGCAATTTTTGTGATTCCGGATAAAGAATCTGAAATGGAAGAGATGGAAGAAGAAAAAATCAATCCAGATCTTGCCAGATTGGACGAGCGTTTCTTAGATAAACCGGGATTTGCGATGGAAGAATGTCGTAGTGTTGCGATTAATATGGCAAGAAAATCACAAAAAGCAATGAATCTTGCGATTGATCTGCTTGGAGAATACAGTGACAAGACGGCAGACAGAGTAGAAAAATTAGAAAATCAGATTGATCAGTATGAAGATGCGCTTGGTACCTATCTTGTAAAATTAAGTGGGCGGGAGCTTTCGATAAAAGACAGCCGGGTTTTATCCGTACTGCTTCACTGTATCGGTGACTTTGAGCGGATTTCTGATCATGCCGTAAATATCAGAGATGCCGCAGTGGAAATGCATAAGAAGGACCTGAAATTTTCTGAAAAAGCAAAACAGGAACTTCGTGTATTTTCTAATGCAATCCGAGATATTTTAGACAGAGCAGTGATGGCGTTTGAGACAGGCGATGTGGAACTGGCAAAAGAAGTAGAACCATTAGAACAGGTTGTAGATGCCTTAAATAAAGAAGAAAAGCAAAGACATATCAACAGGCTTCGCACCGGAACATGTACGATTGAACTTGGATTTATTTTGTCGGATATTTCCACAAACTTTGAACGTGCCGCTGACCATTGTTCCAATATTGCAGTATGCCTGTTACAGGTTGACGAGGGTGGGTTTGACACCCATGAATATCTTGATATACTAAAAGAAGAAAACAGCGAAGAATTTCAACATGAATATATGGAGCTTAGTGAAAGGTATGCTTTACCGGAAAGTAAACATACTGGCAAGAAAGAAAAGATAGCAAAGACAGAAAAGATGGAGGCAAGAAAAGATAGTGGAAAATAATTATGGAGGAAAATAAGAATGGCAAATATTTATATAGTAGAAGATGATACAAACATTCAGGAAATAGAAGCAATCGCATTAAAAAACAGCGGTCATAACGTGGAACAGTTTGAAGATGCCAAACATTTTTATAAAAAAATAGAAGAAAAACTTCCTGATCTGGCAATTCTTGATATTATGCTGCCAGATGAAAATGGATATGAAATTGTAAAAAAGCTTCGTAAAAATCCAGCAACAAAAAAGCTGCCGATTATTATGGTAACTGCAAAGACATCGGAAATTGATATGGTAAAGGGATTAGATATCGGAGCAGACGATTACATAAAAAAACCATTTTCCATTATTGAATTTATTACAAGAATAAAGGCCGTTCTTCGCCGTACTGTAGAACAGCCGGATGACAAATATATGACGATTGGAGAAATCTTCCTTGATAATGAGCGTCATATGGTTTATGTAGACAATAAAGGAATTGAGCTTACTTATAAAGAATATGAACTTTTAAAACTGCTCATGCGTAATGCGGGAATCGTTTTGTCAAGAGAAATGATTATGGAACGTGTATGGGATACAGAATTTGAAGGGGAATCCCGAACCGTTGATATGCATATCAAGACTCTTCGTAAAAAGCTGGGCGATAGCAGTAAACATATCAAGACAGTGCGTAATGTCGGATATGTAATGGAATAAAAAAGAAACAGGGGAAGTATCATGAGAAGAAAGATTAATGTACAACTGGTAAGTATTTCGCTCATTGCGATTGTTGCTACTATGCTGGTCATGCTGTTTGTATTTTATGATTTATTTCAGACACAGGTGCAGGATGACTTAAGAGCCAATGCCATTGTATTGAAAAATACAGGAATTTTTCATTCTGGAAATGAAAATGCATTACATATGGATTACAGGAAACTTCGAGTTACATGGATCTCTGCAACAGGAACAGTCCTTTATGATAATGATGCAGATGTAGGAACAATGGATAACCATATGAGTCGTCCTGAAGTGAAACATGCATTTAAAGATGGAGATGGAAATGCCGTCCGGAAATCTGCGACGATGGATACAAATACTTTTTATTATGCCATAAAGTTAAATGATGGTTCGATACTTCGAGTAGCCAGAGAAGCAAGCAATATATGGAGCGTATGCGGAAAGATACTTCCCATCGTAGCGGCTACGATTCTTATTATGATGATTTTATGTATTATTCTGGCACACATTATGACGAAAAACATTATAAAACCAATCGAGCAGATGGCAGTAGATTTAGACGATTTTTCTGTTATTCCAGCTTATAAGGAATTAGAGCCATTTGCGGCAACGATTCGGGCACAACATACGGATATTTTAAAAAGTGCCAGAATGCGGCAGGACTTTACGGCAAATGTGTCCCATGAATTAAAAACGCCACTTACCGCGATATCCGGTTATGCGGAACTTATGGAAAATGGCATGGTTCCTTCAGAAGAAATTGGAACTTTCTGCCAGAAAATCGAAAAAAGCGCCCGCCGTCTCCTTTCGCTCATCAATGATATTATCCGTCTTTCTGAATTAGATAGTGCGAATACCCAGCTCATTGTAGAAAAGTTTGACCTTTTTGAAGAAGCAGCACTCTGTGTAGAAAATATGCAGATTTATGCGGAAAAAAATGATGTGACTATTACATATGAAGGTGGTCCGCAGGAAATCACTGCAAATCGGGAGATGATAAACGAGCTGATCAATAATCTTTGTGCCAATGCCATTCGCTATAATAAAAAGAACGGAACAGTAAAGGTCAGAGTAGACAGTGAACAAGGTCATTCATATTTGAGAGTAGAAGATACTGGAATCGGTATTCCAAAAGAACATCAGAAAAGAATTTTTGAACGATTCTACCGCGTAGATAAAAGCCGTTCAAAACAGACTGGAGGAACCGGTTTAGGGCTTGCCATCGTAAAACATATCGTTGCACTTCATGATGCAAAACTCGATCTTCAAAGCGAAGTTGGAAAAGGGACTACAATTACAGTGACATTTTAAACTGACTATATTAAACCGATAGGAAAAGCGAATAAAAAGCAAAATAAACTCCAAAAAGAAACAAAGTGACCATATTGACTATATCTAAATTGGATATTTCAATATGGTCATTTTTGCTGTACTATACGGGCAGATGCAAATGAAAAAGGCAATATTTTATCGGGAAAATGAAAGGAGTTTATCATGAATAATAATGCAGAAAAACAATATGAATTAAATAAAGAACTTGCTCAGATGTTAAAAGGTGGTGTCATCATGGATGTTACTACTCCGGAGCAGGCAAAGATTGCAGAAGAAGCTGGTGCATGTGCTGTTATGGCGTTAGAGAGAATTCCAGCGGATATTCGTGCAGCCGGTGGAGTTTCAAGAATGAGCGATCCAAAGATGATCCGCGGCATTCAGGAAGCAGTTTCTATTCCGGTTATGGCAAAGTGCCGTATTGGACATTTTGCAGAGGCACAGATTCTTGAAGCAATCGAGATTGATTATATTGATGAGAGTGAAGTTCTTTCTCCGGCAGATGATGTTTATCATATTGATAAAAAACAGTTTAAAGTGCCATTTGTATGTGGAGCAAAAGATTTAGGAGAAGCACTCAGAAGAATCAATGAAGGTGCTTCTATGATCCGTACAAAAGGAGAGCCTGGAACTGGTGATGTTGTACAGGCAGTACGTCATATGCGTATGATGAATCGTGAGATTGCACGCATTACTTCTATGAGACAGGATGAACTTTTTGAAGTAGCAAAAGAGTTAAGAGTTCCTTATGAATTAGTGTTAAAAGTACACGATACCGGAAGACTCCCAGTCGTTAATTTCGCAGCCGGTGGAGTTGCAACTCCGGCAGATGCGGCATTGATGATGCAGCTTGGTGCAGAGGGAGTATTCGTTGGTTCTGGTATTTTTAAATCCGGTAATCCAAAGAAGAGAGCAGATGCGATTGTAAAAGCGGTTACAAATTATAAAGATGCCAAAATGCTTGCAGAGCTTTCTGCTGATTTAGGAGAAGCGATGGTCGGCATTAACGAGAGTGAGATTCAGTTATTAATGGCAGAGAGAGGAAAATAAAGAGAGGAAAACAAAATGAAGGTTGCGGTACTTGCGGTCCAGGGGGCCTTTATAGAACATGAAAAAGCATTAGAAAGACTTGGTGTGGAGACAGTAGAGCTTAGAAAGGCAGAAGATTTAGAACAGGATTTTGATGGCCTTGTTCTGCCGGGCGGAGAAAGTACCGTACAGAGCAGACTTTTAAAAGAACTTTCTATGTTTGAACCTTTAAAGAAAAAAATAGAAGAAGGTCTTCCGGTTTTGGCTACCTGTGCCGGTCTTATTTTACTGGCACAGAATATTTCAAACGATGAGAATCGCTGCTTTGCTACGTTACCGGTTACTGTAAAGAGAAATGCATACGGAAGGCAGCTTGGAAGCTTCTATTATGAGGGAGAGATTAAAGGAATCGGAACATTTCCTATGGAATTTATCCGCGCTCCGTATATTGAATCTGTCGAAAAAAATGTGGAAATCCTTGCACAAGTAGAGGAAAAAATTGTGGGAGTTGCTTACAAAAATCAGTTAGCATTCTCATTTCATCCGGAATTAACTGGAAATGACAGAATTCATGATAAATTTATAGAACTAATTAAGGTAAGTAATAACTAACTTTTACCCTAAGATACAGTTGCCAGCTGAAAAAGCCTATGTTACAATAGATGAGAATTAGATACACAGCATATAAGTTCCGAAGGGATGAAAAGAGAATCCGGTGAGAGTCCGGAGCGAATCCGTCACTGTAAGGGGAGTCTGTACAATAAGCCACTGAGATATTATATTTTGGGAAGGATGTACCGATGGAGAACCAAGTCAGGAGAACTGCTTATATGTTTAGTCAACTCATCTTACGGAATTTTAAGAGAGCTGTATATCTCGCACATAAATCGACTATATGATTTGCGATGGAATTGGGATTCCAATCTATTTCAAATTTATTAGGTGATTTATGATTGAAAATTTAGAATACGATAGATGAAGAGACTTATAGTGAGTATAGGTCTCTTTTTCTTATCATAAAAAGCAGCCATCCTATAGGAGAAGAGGCAATTTAGGAGTACTTTTTGTTTGAATATACGGAATACTCTTTATGGATGGGAATCATTTTGAGATACAGTATTGTTAAAGGAGGTTATGTAGAAGTTTATGGGATTTCAGTTAGGCAATCTTTATGTAGAAAAGGGTGAAAAGGTATGTGGATTTTTAAAGCTGCCTTTTACAGAGGATGAATTACCCGTAACATTAATCTATGGACAGGAAGAGGGACATACGGTTTTAGTAGACGGAGGAATTCACAATGCAGAATATGTAGGAATTGAGTGTGTCACAGGACTGGCAGCAAAGCTTCAGCCTAAAGACATTAAAGGAATTCTTATCCTGCTTCATATTGTCAATGTAAATGGATTTAAAGCAAGAACGGTCAGTGTTTCTGCAGAAGACGGAAAGAATCTCAACCGGGTATTTCCGGGGGATGCGAATGGAACGTATACGGATAAGCTGGCATATTTTATAGAAAAAGAGATTTTTTCAAAAATAGATTATTATATCGATGTACATAATGGAGATTGGTTTGAGGATTTAACACCATTTATTTATTGTGTCGGTAACGCTCCGGAGGAGACCGTAGCGGAAGCAGAAAGAATGGCACAGGCAGCAGATATGCCATTTTATGTGAAGTCACAAAGTGGAAAAGGTGGAGCATATAATTATGCCGGAACGTTGGGAATTCCATCGGTACTGATTGAGCGTGGATGTAATGGTATGTGGTCAGAAGAGGAAGTAGCAGCCTCACAGAAAGATGTAAAGAATATTCTTCGCCGTATCGGTATGTTAAAGACAAGACCAACGTTAGCAGAAATGCAGATGCGTGTACCAAAACATATGAATCATGCACATTATGTTGATTCAGAAAAGGCGGGCTGCTGGTTCCCGAAAAAGAAGGCAGGCCAGATTGTGAAAGCCGGTGAGCTTTTAGGAGAATTAAAAGATTATTTTGGAAATGTCATCGAAGAATTTCGTTTAAAAGAAGACGCAATCATTCTGTATCAGACAATTTCTTATTCTGTTCCGGAGAATTCTCCATTAATTGCATATGGACATTATGATATCTGTATTGATGATATGGGAAATACACACCAGCATACACATGATGAACTTCATAAACATCGTAAAGAACATTATGACGATCATGCCGGAATTCATTCTCGTGAGATGTGGGAGGATATGATTTGAAAAATAACAGCCATACTTTAACTAAAGGCAGCGTAGGGAAGGGCATACTTTTATTTGCTCTTCCCCTTTTGGGTTCGAGTCTTATTCAGCAGCTTTACAGTACAGTAGATCTTATTTTTGTTGGACAGCTTCTTGGGACGAAAGCATCGGCGGCGATTGGAGCCAGTGGTCTGATCGTAACCTGTATGATCGGATTTTTTAACGGAATGGCTGTAGGGACGAATGTCTTTGCGGCAAGACATTATGGAGCAAGACGCTTTGAACAATTAAAGAAACTGATACAGACGATCTTTTGGACGGGAATAATCGGAGGCTTCTTTTTAACAGTGATCGGTCTGGTCTTATCTCCGGTATTTTTAACCTGGATGGGTACGCCGGAGAGTATTTTTCCACTCGCAGTACGATACCTCCGTATCTATATGGCCAGTATGATATCTGTAGTCAGTTATAATCTTTTAAGCGGTGTACTAAGAGCACTGGGCGATTCCAGAACACCGATGCTATATCAGTTTTTTGGCGGGATCATCAATGTTTTTGCGGATTTTATATTTTTATATGTTTTTCATATGGGAGTAGAAGGAACAGCGTTTGCAACGTTATTTTCCCAGACATTTGCGGCTATCGGAGTCATGATCCATTTATATCGATTAAGAAAACCGTATGCACTGCGGATTCGTTTTTCAGATTGCAGCCTGAAAGAATTTACGGATATACTAAAAGTAGGTGTGCCGGCTGGGGTGCAGTCAATTATTATCACCTTGTCCAATATTATCATACAGTCACAGATTAATACATTAGGTGTTACTTCAGTAGCATCGTTTACAGTCTATTTCAGAGTGGAGTTAATTATCTACCTGCCAATTGTCGCACTTGGACAGGCGGTTGTTTCCTTTATTGGACAAAACTATGGAGCCGGCAACTGGGAAAGAATCAAAAAGGGTAACAGACTTTGTATTTTTGGAGGATCGCTCATTACATTTGCTGCCTGTATACTGCTTATCATAGCGATGCCGGTGATTTTAAATGTATTTACAAAAGATGCTGCAGTAGCAGCGCAGACATTAGAAATCGTAAAAGTAACCTTTCCATTTTACTTTTTTTACACCGTT
This Anaerobutyricum hallii DNA region includes the following protein-coding sequences:
- the pdxS gene encoding pyridoxal 5'-phosphate synthase lyase subunit PdxS — encoded protein: MNNNAEKQYELNKELAQMLKGGVIMDVTTPEQAKIAEEAGACAVMALERIPADIRAAGGVSRMSDPKMIRGIQEAVSIPVMAKCRIGHFAEAQILEAIEIDYIDESEVLSPADDVYHIDKKQFKVPFVCGAKDLGEALRRINEGASMIRTKGEPGTGDVVQAVRHMRMMNREIARITSMRQDELFEVAKELRVPYELVLKVHDTGRLPVVNFAAGGVATPADAALMMQLGAEGVFVGSGIFKSGNPKKRADAIVKAVTNYKDAKMLAELSADLGEAMVGINESEIQLLMAERGK
- the pdxT gene encoding pyridoxal 5'-phosphate synthase glutaminase subunit PdxT — translated: MKVAVLAVQGAFIEHEKALERLGVETVELRKAEDLEQDFDGLVLPGGESTVQSRLLKELSMFEPLKKKIEEGLPVLATCAGLILLAQNISNDENRCFATLPVTVKRNAYGRQLGSFYYEGEIKGIGTFPMEFIRAPYIESVEKNVEILAQVEEKIVGVAYKNQLAFSFHPELTGNDRIHDKFIELIKVSNN
- a CDS encoding M14 family metallopeptidase, with protein sequence MGFQLGNLYVEKGEKVCGFLKLPFTEDELPVTLIYGQEEGHTVLVDGGIHNAEYVGIECVTGLAAKLQPKDIKGILILLHIVNVNGFKARTVSVSAEDGKNLNRVFPGDANGTYTDKLAYFIEKEIFSKIDYYIDVHNGDWFEDLTPFIYCVGNAPEETVAEAERMAQAADMPFYVKSQSGKGGAYNYAGTLGIPSVLIERGCNGMWSEEEVAASQKDVKNILRRIGMLKTRPTLAEMQMRVPKHMNHAHYVDSEKAGCWFPKKKAGQIVKAGELLGELKDYFGNVIEEFRLKEDAIILYQTISYSVPENSPLIAYGHYDICIDDMGNTHQHTHDELHKHRKEHYDDHAGIHSREMWEDMI
- a CDS encoding MATE family efflux transporter translates to MKNNSHTLTKGSVGKGILLFALPLLGSSLIQQLYSTVDLIFVGQLLGTKASAAIGASGLIVTCMIGFFNGMAVGTNVFAARHYGARRFEQLKKLIQTIFWTGIIGGFFLTVIGLVLSPVFLTWMGTPESIFPLAVRYLRIYMASMISVVSYNLLSGVLRALGDSRTPMLYQFFGGIINVFADFIFLYVFHMGVEGTAFATLFSQTFAAIGVMIHLYRLRKPYALRIRFSDCSLKEFTDILKVGVPAGVQSIIITLSNIIIQSQINTLGVTSVASFTVYFRVELIIYLPIVALGQAVVSFIGQNYGAGNWERIKKGNRLCIFGGSLITFAACILLIIAMPVILNVFTKDAAVAAQTLEIVKVTFPFYFFYTVLECFSSNLRGFGKAFLPMIVTVISFCGFRIVALFALMAKNPSPDKVALSYPISWGIAAAAMAILYVRNNRNRSRKI